In a genomic window of Acidobacteriota bacterium:
- a CDS encoding transposase, whose protein sequence is MSDPNHLREERKPLGWHWRGYHPHLDDPGRLQNVGFRLADSVPQHLLKRWRAEVERASDEVRAAKLHRLVSRFEDTGYGACHLRQPAVASMVQEVLLFGDDDAYRLIDWCVMPNHVHVLLQPWRPLPGIVRAWKAVTARRANRILRRSGSFWMADYYDRFIRDYRHLEAVQRYIRQNPVAAGLCREPHQWPWSSARYRHFG, encoded by the coding sequence ATGAGCGATCCGAATCACCTGCGTGAGGAACGCAAGCCGCTCGGCTGGCATTGGAGGGGCTACCACCCTCACCTGGACGATCCGGGCCGGCTCCAGAACGTCGGATTCCGACTGGCGGACAGCGTCCCGCAGCACCTCTTGAAGCGCTGGCGCGCGGAAGTCGAGCGCGCCAGCGACGAAGTTCGCGCCGCAAAGCTCCACCGCCTGGTCAGCCGCTTCGAGGACACCGGCTACGGCGCCTGCCACCTACGCCAGCCGGCTGTCGCCTCGATGGTTCAGGAAGTGCTCCTCTTCGGCGACGACGACGCCTATCGACTCATCGACTGGTGCGTCATGCCGAACCACGTCCATGTCTTGTTGCAGCCGTGGCGGCCGCTGCCCGGCATCGTGCGAGCATGGAAGGCCGTCACCGCGCGGCGCGCCAACCGGATTCTCCGCCGTAGCGGCAGCTTCTGGATGGCCGACTACTACGACCGCTTCATCCGCGACTATCGCCACCTCGAAGCCGTGCAGCGCTACATCCGGCAGAACCCCGTGGCGGCCGGGCTCTGCCGGGAACCGCATCAGTGGCCCTGGTCCTCGGCGCGGTATCGTCACTTCGGGTAG
- the ilvD gene encoding dihydroxy-acid dehydratase produces MIRLNRYSARITQDKSQGASQAMLYGAGLTPDDMGKPQVGIASVWYEGNTCNMHLLDLAASAKEGVDGVDCIGLRFNTVGVSDGISMGTDGMSYSLQSRDLIADSIETVMAAQWYDANVSIPGCDKNMPGCLMAIARVDRPAIVIYGGTIRSGEWRGGKIDIISAFQSYGEAISGALTDDERETIVRRACPGAGACGGMYTANTMAAAIEALGMSLPYSSSTPATAPEKLEECRRAGAAVKSLLEQDLRPSAIMTRAAFENAMVLITVLGGSTNAVLHLLAIAQSAGVDLSIDDFQKVSDRVPFLADLKPSGQYLMEDLHDVGGTPAVLRMLLERGLIDGDCLTVTGRTLAENLAPLADLAPGQDVVLPFDSPIKATGHLQILRGNLATEGSVAKITGKEGERFAGPAQVYDSEEAMVEALERGEIRGGSVIVIRYEGPKGGPGMPEMLKPTSALMGVGLGDSVALVTDGRFSGGSHGFLIGHVAPEAQEGGALALVRDGDRIEIDAVRNTIDVALSDAELEARRNAWEPPPLKATRGTLYRYVKTVSSASTGCVTDG; encoded by the coding sequence ATGATCCGCCTCAACCGCTACTCCGCCCGCATCACCCAGGACAAGTCGCAGGGCGCCTCGCAGGCCATGCTCTACGGCGCCGGCCTCACCCCCGACGACATGGGCAAGCCCCAGGTGGGGATCGCCAGCGTCTGGTACGAGGGCAACACGTGCAACATGCACCTGCTCGACCTCGCCGCCTCGGCCAAGGAGGGCGTGGACGGAGTCGACTGCATCGGCCTGCGCTTCAACACCGTCGGCGTCTCGGACGGCATCTCGATGGGGACGGACGGGATGAGCTACTCGCTCCAGTCCCGGGACCTCATCGCGGACTCGATCGAAACGGTGATGGCGGCGCAGTGGTACGACGCGAACGTGTCGATCCCCGGTTGCGACAAGAACATGCCGGGCTGCCTGATGGCGATCGCCCGCGTGGACCGGCCGGCGATCGTGATCTACGGCGGCACGATCCGCTCGGGCGAGTGGCGGGGCGGCAAGATCGACATCATCTCCGCCTTTCAGAGCTACGGCGAGGCGATCAGCGGGGCCCTGACCGACGACGAACGGGAGACGATCGTCCGCCGCGCCTGCCCGGGCGCCGGCGCCTGCGGCGGCATGTACACGGCGAACACGATGGCGGCCGCGATCGAGGCCCTTGGCATGTCCCTGCCCTACAGCTCGTCGACTCCCGCGACGGCGCCGGAAAAGCTGGAGGAGTGCCGGCGCGCGGGCGCCGCCGTCAAGTCCCTGCTCGAACAGGACCTCCGGCCGAGCGCGATCATGACGCGGGCCGCCTTCGAGAACGCGATGGTGCTGATCACGGTGCTCGGCGGCTCGACGAACGCGGTCCTCCATCTGCTCGCAATCGCGCAGTCGGCCGGCGTCGACCTCTCGATCGACGACTTCCAGAAGGTCAGCGACAGGGTGCCCTTCCTGGCCGATCTCAAGCCCTCGGGCCAGTACCTGATGGAGGACCTGCACGACGTCGGCGGCACGCCCGCCGTGCTGCGGATGCTGCTCGAACGCGGACTGATCGACGGCGACTGCCTGACGGTCACCGGCAGGACGCTGGCCGAGAACCTGGCGCCGCTGGCGGACCTCGCGCCGGGCCAGGACGTCGTGCTGCCTTTCGACTCCCCGATCAAGGCCACCGGCCACCTTCAGATCCTCCGCGGCAACCTGGCGACCGAGGGTTCGGTGGCGAAGATCACCGGAAAGGAAGGCGAGCGTTTCGCTGGCCCGGCGCAGGTGTACGACTCGGAGGAAGCGATGGTCGAGGCGCTCGAGCGCGGCGAGATCCGGGGCGGCTCGGTGATCGTCATTCGCTACGAGGGGCCCAAGGGCGGTCCGGGCATGCCCGAGATGCTGAAGCCGACCTCGGCGCTCATGGGCGTCGGCCTTGGCGACAGCGTGGCGCTGGTCACGGACGGCCGCTTCTCCGGCGGCTCGCACGGCTTCCTCATCGGCCACGTAGCGCCCGAAGCCCAGGAAGGCGGCGCCCTGGCCCTGGTCCGCGACGGCGACCGGATCGAGATCGACGCGGTGCGCAACACGATCGACGTGGCGCTCAGCGACGCCGAGCTGGAGGCGCGCAGAAACGCCTGGGAACCGCCGCCCCTCAAGGCGACACGAGGGACCCTGTACCGGTACGTCAAGACCGTCAGCTCCGCGTCGACGGGGTGTGTGACCGACGGCTGA
- a CDS encoding aldo/keto reductase, whose protein sequence is MVANLRWGIIGPGAIARVFATAIDGLDGHEIVAVGSRDPQRAVNFNAERGYVDAEAGTYRDLVRSESVDAVYVASPHPGHLEHAALALRHGKAVLCEKPLCVNASEARRLCAIARELGRPLLEAMWTRFLPATQRAADWIANGTIGEPSRVVCSFGFRAAFDPESRLYDPELGGGSLLDIGCYTLSLASLVFGERVTGGNIPQIEVRADLAPSGVDEHCKIVLRFGDGAEAYLECSISQAVSATGVVQGDGGRIVIPDFWRAQTLKLECETKDVATLECPFLCNGYEYQALELARMLRDGDIESPLLPHAESIGLIELMDDLRRRMGVQYPFEPSIGVTAGTHRAMTYRPVDDVHLPRLVLGTMSLNDETPAAQDDADALLDAAFENGLSAVDTGHVYGGGASERAIGSWLERSGLADDVFVLSKGCHPDAAGPRVNPEALARDLAESLDRLRLPAVDLYMLHRDDPAVPVGEMVDAFAEHLAAGRLHAYGLSNWTRARIEEACDYAEANDRPLPAGSSPNFSLADQVKDPWGGGCATLTGAAAADDREWHRDTGMAIFAWSSLARGLFSGRVTRRSLAADPGLVDQACRTAYVHNVNLARLDRVIEFAEAGGASVPQIALAWVLAQDLPLHAIVGAATGEEVEDLAAAAALTLTEEEQKWLSNGGRRPLSMARESLAKRLERQAIRIGRRLPGPIKRPIKRLVGRA, encoded by the coding sequence ATGGTCGCAAACCTTCGTTGGGGAATCATCGGTCCGGGCGCCATCGCCCGCGTCTTCGCCACCGCAATCGATGGGCTGGACGGTCACGAGATCGTCGCAGTCGGCAGCCGCGACCCGCAGCGGGCGGTCAACTTCAACGCCGAGCGCGGCTACGTGGATGCCGAGGCCGGCACCTACAGGGACCTCGTGCGCAGCGAGTCGGTCGACGCCGTCTACGTCGCCAGTCCCCATCCCGGTCACCTGGAGCACGCGGCGCTGGCGCTCCGGCACGGCAAGGCGGTGCTCTGCGAGAAGCCGCTCTGCGTCAACGCCTCGGAGGCCCGCCGGCTGTGCGCCATCGCCCGCGAGCTGGGCCGGCCGCTGCTCGAGGCGATGTGGACCCGATTCCTGCCGGCGACGCAGCGGGCCGCGGACTGGATCGCCAACGGCACGATCGGAGAGCCGAGCCGGGTGGTCTGTTCCTTTGGCTTCCGCGCGGCGTTCGATCCGGAGAGCCGGCTCTACGATCCCGAACTGGGCGGCGGCAGCCTGCTCGATATCGGCTGCTACACGCTGTCGCTGGCGTCGCTCGTCTTCGGGGAGCGGGTGACCGGGGGCAACATCCCGCAGATCGAGGTCCGCGCCGATCTCGCTCCGTCCGGCGTCGACGAGCACTGCAAGATTGTTCTGCGCTTCGGGGACGGCGCCGAGGCGTACCTGGAATGCTCGATCAGCCAGGCCGTTTCCGCCACCGGCGTCGTCCAGGGCGACGGCGGGAGGATCGTGATTCCGGACTTCTGGCGCGCCCAGACGCTCAAGCTGGAGTGCGAGACGAAGGACGTCGCCACACTGGAGTGCCCCTTCCTCTGCAACGGCTACGAGTACCAGGCGCTCGAACTCGCACGAATGCTCCGCGACGGCGACATCGAGAGCCCTCTCCTGCCGCACGCGGAGTCCATCGGCCTGATCGAACTGATGGACGACCTGCGCCGCCGCATGGGCGTCCAGTACCCCTTCGAGCCAAGCATCGGCGTCACCGCCGGAACCCACAGGGCCATGACCTACCGCCCTGTCGACGACGTCCACCTCCCCCGTCTCGTCCTCGGCACCATGTCCCTCAACGACGAAACCCCCGCTGCCCAGGACGACGCCGACGCCCTCCTCGACGCTGCCTTCGAGAACGGCCTCTCCGCCGTCGACACCGGCCACGTCTACGGCGGCGGTGCCTCCGAACGCGCCATCGGCTCCTGGCTGGAGCGCAGCGGCCTTGCCGACGACGTCTTCGTCCTGTCCAAGGGCTGCCACCCCGATGCGGCGGGGCCGCGCGTCAACCCCGAAGCCCTGGCCCGGGATCTCGCCGAGTCGCTCGACCGGCTCCGGCTGCCGGCCGTCGACCTCTACATGCTGCACCGGGACGATCCGGCGGTGCCGGTCGGCGAGATGGTCGACGCCTTCGCCGAACACCTCGCGGCCGGCCGGTTGCACGCCTACGGACTCTCCAACTGGACCCGCGCGCGGATCGAGGAGGCCTGCGACTACGCGGAAGCCAACGACCGTCCGCTGCCCGCCGGGTCGAGCCCCAACTTCTCGCTCGCCGACCAGGTCAAGGATCCGTGGGGCGGGGGCTGCGCCACCCTGACCGGCGCGGCGGCCGCCGACGACCGCGAGTGGCACCGCGACACCGGCATGGCCATCTTCGCCTGGTCGTCCCTTGCGCGCGGCCTGTTCTCGGGCCGCGTCACGCGCCGCAGCCTCGCCGCCGATCCCGGGCTCGTCGACCAAGCCTGCCGCACCGCCTACGTCCACAACGTGAACCTCGCGCGCCTGGACAGGGTGATCGAGTTCGCGGAGGCCGGCGGTGCCTCCGTGCCCCAGATTGCGCTCGCCTGGGTGCTCGCCCAGGACCTTCCCCTTCACGCGATCGTCGGCGCGGCCACCGGGGAGGAAGTCGAGGATCTCGCCGCCGCGGCGGCTCTGACGCTGACCGAAGAAGAGCAGAAGTGGCTGAGCAACGGCGGCCGCCGACCGCTCTCGATGGCCCGCGAGAGCCTGGCCAAGCGCCTGGAACGCCAGGCCATCCGCATCGGCCGCCGCCTGCCGGGTCCGATCAAACGCCCGATCAAACGGCTGGTAGGCCGCGCGTAG
- a CDS encoding radical SAM protein, whose translation MKSFQRRPLEVILDTTERCNLKCKMCYFSAVDRLQFLPFDRQLSRNGMMPLETFSRVAADLFPRARRVALGCAAEPLVHPKFIDIVREAGSYGVPDLWFPTNLLPLTPAKAEAICEAGVSTVGVSMDGTNAETYEAIRVGGKFDRLMRSLDLLNEVRRGAATRLRLIFVWMRTNRGDLADLPRFAEEVGASELDVRFVAPTAHVSAEDELLDDEDPGALRAELAAAAEEAAARGLRLVSYPDFDDGQPVGLRGHMMRWRAGLYDRQRLRGRFRTAVAGCAWPGHTVVVRPNGAVSPCIFWDEQPIGLYPETSLGEVERAPLLAEIVDGLKSGNPCGTCRSCSERKHALYFRLQWRQQAGERLEQLGAGPGSGGVAEVGEKSGRPSAGDSPPLSAAAGLPSPAAWIAEHTPAEPFDRVLFVGDEAWAPQLLRAGFAKQVDIVTSSASASAGAGAPAGVRHVPIHPRRPELPAAAYQAACCIGGLSSHLRLERLLDAVLDALEPGGRLFVDDYVGPARHQWNHRTGAAAAAAYRRLPAAARRFERLPMPPVEGDCARATRSGDVARLIRTGFRVESVRPYGGDLVAPLATSVDWSRLPEADLQRLVEGSGAGGHYALTVARPRTGWLRRLAGIRYRVGPKVRRVFIYEPRRARDLAFQALRGKV comes from the coding sequence ATGAAGTCGTTCCAACGCCGGCCGCTGGAGGTCATCCTCGACACCACCGAGCGCTGCAACCTGAAGTGCAAGATGTGCTACTTCTCGGCGGTCGACCGGCTGCAGTTCCTGCCCTTCGACCGGCAGTTGTCCCGGAACGGGATGATGCCGCTGGAGACCTTCTCCCGGGTCGCGGCCGACCTCTTCCCCCGTGCCCGACGGGTCGCCCTGGGCTGCGCGGCCGAGCCTCTGGTGCACCCGAAGTTCATCGACATCGTTCGCGAAGCCGGCAGCTACGGCGTTCCCGACCTGTGGTTCCCGACCAACCTGCTGCCGCTGACGCCGGCCAAGGCCGAGGCGATCTGCGAGGCCGGCGTGAGCACGGTCGGCGTGTCGATGGACGGCACGAACGCGGAGACCTACGAGGCGATCCGGGTCGGCGGCAAGTTCGACCGGCTGATGCGTTCGCTCGACCTGCTGAACGAGGTCCGGCGCGGCGCCGCCACGAGGCTGCGGCTGATCTTCGTGTGGATGCGGACGAACCGCGGCGATCTCGCCGACCTGCCGCGCTTCGCCGAGGAAGTCGGCGCCAGTGAGCTCGACGTCCGCTTCGTGGCGCCGACCGCTCACGTGAGCGCCGAGGACGAGCTGCTCGACGACGAGGACCCCGGCGCGCTGCGCGCCGAGCTCGCCGCCGCGGCGGAGGAGGCCGCCGCCCGCGGGCTCCGTCTCGTCTCCTACCCGGACTTCGACGACGGTCAGCCGGTTGGCCTGCGTGGCCACATGATGCGCTGGCGAGCGGGCCTCTACGACCGCCAGCGGCTGCGCGGCCGCTTCCGCACCGCGGTCGCCGGCTGCGCCTGGCCCGGTCACACGGTGGTGGTCCGGCCCAACGGCGCGGTCTCGCCGTGCATCTTCTGGGATGAGCAGCCGATCGGTCTGTATCCGGAGACCTCGCTTGGGGAAGTCGAGCGGGCGCCGTTGCTGGCGGAGATCGTCGATGGGCTGAAGAGCGGCAACCCCTGCGGCACGTGCCGGTCGTGCTCGGAGCGGAAGCATGCGCTGTACTTCCGGTTGCAATGGCGGCAGCAGGCCGGGGAGCGGCTGGAGCAGTTGGGGGCGGGGCCGGGGAGTGGTGGTGTGGCTGAGGTGGGGGAGAAGAGCGGTCGGCCTTCGGCCGGCGATTCTCCGCCGCTTTCGGCGGCAGCGGGTCTTCCCAGTCCCGCCGCGTGGATCGCGGAGCACACTCCCGCCGAACCCTTCGACCGCGTCCTCTTCGTCGGCGACGAAGCCTGGGCCCCCCAACTCCTCCGCGCAGGCTTCGCAAAGCAAGTCGACATCGTCACCTCAAGTGCCAGTGCCAGTGCCGGTGCCGGTGCGCCAGCCGGCGTCCGCCACGTCCCCATCCACCCCCGCCGCCCCGAGCTCCCCGCCGCCGCCTACCAGGCGGCCTGCTGCATCGGCGGCCTGTCCTCCCATCTCCGCCTCGAACGGCTACTCGACGCCGTGCTCGACGCCCTGGAACCGGGCGGCCGGCTGTTCGTGGACGATTACGTGGGCCCGGCCCGCCACCAGTGGAACCACCGCACCGGCGCCGCGGCGGCCGCCGCCTACCGCCGGCTGCCGGCCGCGGCGCGGCGCTTCGAGCGGCTGCCCATGCCGCCGGTGGAAGGCGACTGCGCCCGGGCCACCCGCTCCGGCGATGTCGCTCGCCTGATCCGCACCGGATTCCGGGTCGAGTCCGTGCGCCCCTACGGCGGCGACCTGGTCGCGCCGCTCGCCACCTCTGTCGACTGGAGCCGGCTGCCGGAGGCCGACCTACAGCGCCTCGTGGAGGGCTCCGGCGCCGGTGGCCACTACGCGCTGACGGTGGCCCGTCCCCGCACCGGCTGGCTGCGGCGGCTGGCCGGGATTCGCTACCGCGTCGGTCCCAAGGTCCGTCGTGTTTTCATTTACGAGCCCCGGCGCGCTCGCGACCTGGCGTTCCAGGCGCTGCGCGGAAAGGTCTAG
- a CDS encoding glycosyltransferase, producing the protein MRVAVVWNYGTPLRQCSFRFEEYVRGLEALGHEAFVACPESSNDGFPVPIVSPPGGGGLEDDEFWRGLEADVAIVPSFHQMSDLLELIRGAGVRTIAMGDSDGQMGLRAFPLATLRRKVFSGSPDRDHQLRQLRFLARRYLLSFRRTDPQDAEFVRSAGESDVLILGCEEAKVHFRRFLRTAGAADLQGRVHVSPLAIHRVYVDSPDLGRERRGMVAIGRWDDPQKNAPLLAGALARYFGRGGREARGEPVSIFGPGAESLFGELNRRFPNVEHHGPQYPEVLADALAGSRFIVFSSRWEGAPHAGCEALSMGATVVGTPIPSLRSWSEGGAYGRVASAHRAGPLAAAIAEEQAAWRRGERHPASIAAVWRQRSSGRGVCQTMLEALAQ; encoded by the coding sequence ATGCGGGTCGCAGTTGTCTGGAACTACGGTACGCCGCTCCGGCAGTGCAGCTTCCGGTTCGAGGAGTACGTTCGCGGGCTCGAGGCGCTCGGCCACGAGGCGTTCGTTGCCTGTCCCGAATCCTCGAACGACGGCTTTCCCGTGCCGATCGTTTCGCCGCCGGGCGGCGGCGGCCTGGAGGACGACGAGTTCTGGCGCGGCCTCGAGGCCGACGTGGCGATCGTGCCGTCCTTCCACCAGATGTCGGATCTCCTGGAGCTGATCCGCGGCGCTGGCGTGCGCACGATCGCCATGGGCGACTCGGACGGCCAGATGGGTCTTCGCGCGTTTCCCCTGGCCACGCTGCGCCGGAAGGTCTTCTCCGGCTCGCCGGACCGCGACCACCAGCTTCGGCAACTCCGCTTCCTGGCCCGGCGCTACCTGCTGTCCTTCCGCCGGACCGACCCGCAGGACGCCGAGTTCGTCCGCAGCGCGGGGGAGTCCGACGTGCTCATCCTCGGTTGCGAGGAAGCGAAGGTCCATTTCCGCCGCTTCCTCCGCACGGCCGGCGCGGCGGATCTCCAAGGCCGGGTTCACGTCTCGCCGCTCGCCATCCACCGGGTCTACGTCGATTCGCCCGACCTCGGCCGGGAACGGCGAGGCATGGTGGCGATCGGCCGCTGGGACGATCCCCAGAAGAACGCACCGCTGCTGGCGGGGGCGCTTGCGCGCTACTTCGGTCGTGGCGGCCGCGAGGCGCGCGGCGAGCCGGTCAGCATCTTCGGTCCGGGCGCCGAGAGTCTCTTCGGCGAGCTCAACCGGCGCTTCCCGAACGTCGAGCACCATGGGCCGCAGTACCCGGAAGTCCTCGCCGACGCGCTGGCCGGCAGCCGCTTCATCGTCTTCTCGTCGCGGTGGGAAGGCGCGCCGCACGCCGGTTGCGAGGCGCTGTCGATGGGAGCGACCGTCGTGGGTACGCCGATCCCGAGCCTTCGGAGCTGGTCCGAGGGCGGCGCCTACGGTCGCGTCGCCTCCGCGCACCGCGCCGGGCCGCTGGCCGCGGCGATCGCGGAGGAACAGGCGGCGTGGCGGCGCGGCGAACGCCACCCGGCTAGCATCGCCGCGGTATGGCGCCAGCGGAGTTCGGGCCGCGGCGTCTGCCAGACGATGCTCGAGGCCCTGGCCCAATGA
- a CDS encoding fibronectin type III domain-containing protein: MSVHRPFDIPFCRCIAGVVLLAAPAAGLVYVMPTDEAMVQRSPVIVFGEVVATEPGPAGGPLSTDVMFQVEEVLKGFVPGGTIVIRQPGGVGPDGLVGRVVGLPALAEGDRVLLFLNPVEGVYRTVELALGMFFETPAGGSTLLQREPSLRVGAVAGGSTAVAPADEWRPRDAVRFRRWIADHVAGADGPADYFTSDPGDDPEVVVSAFNLSSSDGCPRPELPTRWLEFDRGESVGMVVHEDGQRGVVGGGMSQVLAAMRAWNQDPRSRANLVQGGLTKEKPSLESDGVNSITFEDPHDEIEGTYDPATGGTLALAWWYYWCREHDIPGRPRAEAYELAEANITTQDGYYRWVASTENPRLAHAQVMAHELGHVLGLGHSCGDEKSGPCVSDQEKGTIMRSHIGDDLIEGAALKRDDRNGVRALYPLTGPVGPVVPAAPSGVTITDIKQTELTLRWQDRSGNETGFEIHERMVDSEFMRIDTLPANTTSVVIEHIPPASFRAYQVVATNNRGRSSPTLEVGATTLAEVGECVEDGDTVCLNEGRFRVELQWESADDAGAGAAVPLTNDTGYSWFFNEDNVEVVVKVLDGCAFNQRYWVFAGGLTDVEVIMKVIDSETGVAATYYNRPGAAFQPVRDQETFAVCPQGANLYGESRYLLGADEMEALRGGSAGAPPDVGAPAFWPASELAQDAGGSCVPDKRTLCLEKGRFAVRATWEKPDGETGEATAWPLTGDTGLYWFFDSSNVEMVLKVLDGCGVNGHRWVFAAGLTDVGVKFTVTDTETGEAQAFSKLPGPLFKPLQELKAFSCEAP, encoded by the coding sequence GTTCCAGGTCGAGGAGGTGCTCAAGGGCTTCGTGCCGGGCGGCACGATCGTCATTCGCCAGCCCGGCGGGGTCGGCCCGGACGGTCTGGTGGGCCGGGTGGTCGGCCTGCCGGCTCTGGCCGAAGGCGACCGGGTGCTGCTCTTCCTGAATCCGGTCGAGGGCGTCTACCGTACGGTCGAGCTTGCCCTCGGCATGTTCTTCGAGACGCCGGCGGGCGGCAGCACGCTGCTGCAGCGCGAACCGTCGCTTCGCGTCGGGGCCGTTGCCGGTGGCTCCACCGCCGTCGCACCGGCCGATGAGTGGCGCCCGCGCGACGCGGTCCGGTTTCGGCGCTGGATCGCCGATCACGTAGCCGGCGCCGACGGACCGGCCGACTACTTCACGAGCGATCCGGGAGACGATCCCGAGGTAGTCGTCTCCGCCTTCAACCTGTCGTCTTCGGACGGCTGCCCTCGGCCGGAGCTTCCCACTCGCTGGCTGGAGTTCGACCGGGGTGAGAGCGTGGGGATGGTGGTCCACGAGGACGGCCAGCGGGGCGTCGTGGGCGGCGGGATGTCACAGGTGCTTGCCGCGATGCGGGCATGGAACCAGGATCCCAGGAGTCGGGCCAACCTGGTGCAGGGTGGCCTGACGAAGGAGAAACCGTCCCTGGAGTCCGACGGCGTGAACTCGATCACCTTCGAGGATCCTCACGACGAGATCGAAGGTACTTATGACCCGGCAACGGGCGGCACGCTCGCCCTCGCGTGGTGGTACTACTGGTGCCGCGAGCACGACATTCCAGGCCGGCCGCGGGCGGAGGCGTACGAACTGGCGGAGGCCAACATCACGACCCAGGACGGTTACTACCGCTGGGTGGCGTCGACGGAGAATCCCCGGCTGGCCCATGCGCAGGTCATGGCGCATGAGCTGGGTCACGTGCTGGGCCTCGGCCACAGTTGCGGCGATGAGAAGAGCGGCCCCTGCGTTTCGGACCAGGAGAAGGGCACGATCATGCGGTCGCACATCGGCGACGACCTGATCGAGGGCGCCGCGCTCAAGCGCGACGACCGGAACGGGGTGCGCGCCCTCTACCCGCTGACCGGCCCGGTCGGTCCGGTGGTTCCGGCGGCGCCCTCCGGCGTGACGATCACTGACATCAAGCAGACGGAACTGACGCTGCGCTGGCAGGACCGTTCCGGCAACGAGACGGGCTTCGAGATCCACGAGCGGATGGTCGACAGCGAGTTCATGCGCATCGACACGCTGCCGGCGAACACGACATCCGTCGTTATCGAGCACATTCCTCCCGCGTCCTTCCGCGCGTACCAGGTCGTCGCCACGAACAACCGCGGCAGGTCGAGCCCCACGCTCGAAGTGGGCGCGACGACGCTCGCCGAGGTCGGGGAGTGTGTCGAGGACGGGGACACGGTGTGCCTGAACGAGGGACGTTTCCGGGTCGAGCTCCAGTGGGAATCGGCCGACGATGCCGGCGCGGGCGCCGCCGTGCCGCTGACCAACGACACGGGCTACTCGTGGTTCTTCAACGAGGACAACGTCGAGGTGGTGGTCAAGGTGCTCGACGGCTGCGCCTTCAACCAGCGCTACTGGGTGTTCGCGGGCGGACTGACCGATGTCGAGGTCATCATGAAGGTGATCGACTCGGAGACCGGGGTGGCCGCCACCTACTACAACCGGCCGGGCGCCGCCTTCCAGCCGGTCCGGGACCAGGAAACCTTCGCCGTCTGTCCGCAGGGCGCCAACCTCTACGGCGAGAGCCGCTACCTGCTTGGGGCGGACGAGATGGAGGCGCTGCGCGGCGGCAGTGCCGGTGCGCCTCCGGACGTCGGTGCGCCGGCCTTCTGGCCGGCATCCGAACTCGCGCAGGACGCAGGCGGCAGTTGCGTGCCCGACAAGCGGACACTCTGCCTGGAGAAGGGCCGCTTCGCGGTCCGCGCCACCTGGGAGAAGCCGGACGGCGAGACCGGCGAGGCCACCGCCTGGCCGTTGACCGGAGACACCGGCCTCTACTGGTTCTTCGATTCCAGCAACGTCGAGATGGTGCTGAAGGTGCTCGACGGCTGCGGCGTGAACGGCCACCGCTGGGTGTTCGCGGCCGGCCTGACGGATGTCGGCGTGAAGTTCACGGTCACCGACACCGAGACCGGCGAGGCGCAGGCGTTCTCGAAACTCCCGGGCCCGCTGTTCAAGCCGCTGCAGGAACTGAAGGCCTTCTCCTGCGAGGCCCCGTAG